The Pelodiscus sinensis isolate JC-2024 chromosome 13, ASM4963464v1, whole genome shotgun sequence genome includes a region encoding these proteins:
- the SLITRK2 gene encoding SLIT and NTRK-like protein 2 isoform X1: MITLSVVSALVSSCRSDSKRSWGSRHPSCQRRGGGGVRLSSPDVALHLSLHWSQRFACRYRSWDPRRLKMLKGVWLLSVLTVAGISPTTESRKPAKDICSRSRCPCEEKENVLNINCENKGFTTVSLLQPPPSKIYQLFLSGNALTRLHPNEFVNYSNAVTLHLGNNDMQEIRTGAFSGLRTLKRLHLNNNRLEVLREDTFLGLESLEYLQADYNYISAIEAGAFSQLNKLKVLILNDNLLLSLPSNVFRFVLLTHLDLRGNRLKMLPFAGVLEHIGGIMEIQLEENPWNCTCDLLPLKAWLDTITVFVGEIVCETPFRLHGKDVTQLTRQDLCPRRSSSDSHQREKHPPHLDTHIQRLSPTANLGINPTRAPKASRPPKMRNRPTPRVTVSKDRQIFGPIMVYQTKSPVPITCPTGCVCTSQSSDNGLNVNCQEKKISNISDLHPKPTSPKKLYLTSNYLQVVYKTDLLDYSSLDLLHLGNNRIAVIQEGAFTNLTSLRRLYLNGNYLEILYPSMFSGLQSLQYLYLEYNVIKEILPRTFDALSNLHLLFLNNNLLRSLPDNVFGGTSLTRLNLRNNHFSHLPVRGVLDQLSALIQIDLQENPWDCTCDILGLRNWIEHATEQNNQQSSPPVVINEVICESPAKHSGEHLKLLSKEAICPENPNLSDSTLFSMSHNTDTPVSLSVSPSSYPEIHTEVPLSVLILGLLVVFILSVCFGAGLFVFVLKRRKGMPSVPNSANNLDISSFQLQYGSYNMESHDKTEGHVYNYIPPPVGQMCQNPIYMQKEGDPVAYYRNLREFSYSNLDHKKEDSASLAFTISAAELLEKQSSLREPELLYQNIAERVKELPSGGVVHYNFCTLPKRQFAPSYESRRQNQDRINKTVLYGTPRKYFAEQSKPEHPLLQGKLQTEPDYLEVLEKQTAISQL, encoded by the exons ATGATCACATTATCTGTGGTTTCAGCCCTGGTCAGCTCTTGCCGGAGCGATTCCAAGCGGAGCTGGGGCTCTCGACACCCCTCTTGCCAGcgccgcggagggggaggggtgcgccTTTCCAGCCCGGACGTGGCTCTGCACCTCTCGCTGCATTGGAGCCAGAG GTTTGCCTGTCGGTACCGGAGCTGGGACCCGCGGCGCCTAAAGATGCTGAAGGGGGTCTGGCTGCTCAGTGTGTTGACAGTGGCCGGGATCTCGCCCACGACGGAGAGCCGCAAGCCCGCCAAGGACATTTGCAGCAGGAGCCGCTGCCCCTGCGAGGAGAAGGAGAACGTGCTGAACATCAACTGCGAAAACAAAGGCTTCACCACCGTCAGCCTGCTGCAGCCACCCccctccaagatctaccagctcTTCCTCAGCGGCAACGCCCTGACTCGCCTGCACCCCAATGAGTTCGTCAACTACTCCAACGCCGTGACCCTGCACCTGGGCAACAACGACATGCAGGAGATCCGCACCGGGGCTTTCAGTGGCCTGCGGACCCTCAAGAGGCTGCACCTCAACAACAACAGGCTGGAGGTGCTGCGGGAGGACACCTTCCTGGGCCTGGAGAGTCTGGAATACCTGCAGGCCGATTACAACTACATCAGCGCCATCGAGGCTGGAGCCTTCAGCCAGCTCAACAAGCTGAAAGTGCTCATCCTCAACGACAACCTCTTGCTGTCCCTGCCCAGCAACGTCTTCCGCTTTGTCCtgctcacccacctggacctgaGGGGGAATCGGCTGAAGATGTTGCCTTTCGCTGGCGTCTTGGAGCACATTGGTGGGATCATGGAGATCCAGCTGGAGGAGAACCCTTGGAACTGCACCTGTGACCTGCTCCCCCTCAAGGCCTGGCTGGACACCATCACCGTCTTTGTCGGGGAGATCGTCTGCGAGACGCCCTTCCGGCTGCATGGGAAGGACGTGACCCAGCTCACCCGGCAAGACCTCTGCCCGAGGAGAAGTTCCAGTGACTCTCACCAGAGGGAGAAGCACCCTCCTCACTTAGACACGCACATTCAGAGGCTCTCACCCACGGCTAATCTTGGCATCAACCCCACCAGAGCCCCCAAAGCCAGCCGGCCACCCAAAATGAGGAACCGGCCAACGCCTCGGGTCACAGTGTCAAAAGACAGGCAGATTTTTGGACCCATCATGGTTTACCAGACCAAGTCCCCTGTGCCCATCACTTGCCCAACTGGCTGTGTCTGCACTTCACAAAGCTCCGACAATGGTCTAAATGTCAATTGCCAAGAGAAAAAGATCAGTAACATCTCCGATCTCCATCCCAAACCCACCAGTCCAAAGAAACTTTATCTTACAAGTAACTATCTACAGGTTGTTTATAAAACCGATCTCCTAGATTACAGCTCTCTGGATTTGTTACATTTGGGAAACAACAGGATCGCAGTGATACAGGAAGGTGCCTTTACAAACCTCACCAGTTTACGCCGACTTTATCTCAATGGCAATTACCTTGAAATTCTGTACCCTTCTATGTTCAGTGGACTTCAGAGCTTGCAGTATCTCTACTTAGAGTACAATGTCATTAAGGAAATCCTGCCACGGACCTTTGATGCCCTGAGCAACCTTCATCTGTTATTTCTGAACAACAACTTGCTGAGGTCTTTGCCTGATAATGTGTTTGGTGGAACTTCCCTCACTCGGCTCAATCTGAGAAACAACCACTTCTCACACTTGCCTGTGAGAGGAGTCCTTGACCAGCTCTCGGCTTTAATTCAGATAGACCTCCAAGAGAATCCGTGGGATTGCACGTGTGACATATTGGGGCTCAGGAATTGGATAGAGCATGCCACGGAGCAGAACAACCAGCAGTCAAGCCCCCCTGTCGTTATCAATGAGGTCATATGTGAGTCTCCAGCTAAGCATTCAGGAGAACATCTGAAACTCCTGAGCAAAGAGGCCATCTGTCCAGAGAACCCTAACTTGTCAGATTCTACTCTCTTCTCCATGAGTCATAACACAGACACACCAGTGTCCCTTAGTGTTTCGCCCAGCTCCTATCCAGAAATACACACTGAAGTTCCTCTCTCTGTCTTAATTTTAGGCTTGCTGGTTGTGTTTATCTTGTCTGTCTGTTTTGGGGCAGGCTTGTTTGTCTTTGTTCTGAAACGCCGAAAGGGAATGCCAAGCGTGCCCAACAGTGCAAACAACTTAGACATAAGTTCATTTCAGCTACAATATGGGTCTTACAACATGGAAAGCCACGATAAAACGGAAGGACACGTTTATAATTACATTCCCCCTCCTGTCGGGCAGATGTGCCAAAACCCAATCTACATGCAGAAGGAAGGAGATCCAGTTGCTTACTACAGGAATCTCCGTGAATTTAGCTATAGCAATCTTGACCACAAAAAGGAAGACTCAGCCAGTCTTGCATTTACAATCAGTGCCGCTGAATTGCTGGAAAAGCAGTCCTCGCTaagggaaccagagctgctgtATCAAAACATTGCAGAGAGAGTCAAGGAGCTCCCCAGTGGAGGGGTTGTTCATTATAACTTTTGCACCTTACCCAAAAGGCAGTTCGCCCCTTCCTATGAATCCAGACGCCAAAACCAGGACAGGATAAATAAAACTGTTTTGTATGGAACTCCCAGGAAATATTTTGCAGAACAGTCTAAACCCGAGCATCCTTTGCTGCAAGGAAAGCTACAAACTGAACCAGACTACCTCGAAGTTCTggaaaaacaaactgcaatcaGTCAGCTGTGA
- the SLITRK2 gene encoding SLIT and NTRK-like protein 2 isoform X2: MLKGVWLLSVLTVAGISPTTESRKPAKDICSRSRCPCEEKENVLNINCENKGFTTVSLLQPPPSKIYQLFLSGNALTRLHPNEFVNYSNAVTLHLGNNDMQEIRTGAFSGLRTLKRLHLNNNRLEVLREDTFLGLESLEYLQADYNYISAIEAGAFSQLNKLKVLILNDNLLLSLPSNVFRFVLLTHLDLRGNRLKMLPFAGVLEHIGGIMEIQLEENPWNCTCDLLPLKAWLDTITVFVGEIVCETPFRLHGKDVTQLTRQDLCPRRSSSDSHQREKHPPHLDTHIQRLSPTANLGINPTRAPKASRPPKMRNRPTPRVTVSKDRQIFGPIMVYQTKSPVPITCPTGCVCTSQSSDNGLNVNCQEKKISNISDLHPKPTSPKKLYLTSNYLQVVYKTDLLDYSSLDLLHLGNNRIAVIQEGAFTNLTSLRRLYLNGNYLEILYPSMFSGLQSLQYLYLEYNVIKEILPRTFDALSNLHLLFLNNNLLRSLPDNVFGGTSLTRLNLRNNHFSHLPVRGVLDQLSALIQIDLQENPWDCTCDILGLRNWIEHATEQNNQQSSPPVVINEVICESPAKHSGEHLKLLSKEAICPENPNLSDSTLFSMSHNTDTPVSLSVSPSSYPEIHTEVPLSVLILGLLVVFILSVCFGAGLFVFVLKRRKGMPSVPNSANNLDISSFQLQYGSYNMESHDKTEGHVYNYIPPPVGQMCQNPIYMQKEGDPVAYYRNLREFSYSNLDHKKEDSASLAFTISAAELLEKQSSLREPELLYQNIAERVKELPSGGVVHYNFCTLPKRQFAPSYESRRQNQDRINKTVLYGTPRKYFAEQSKPEHPLLQGKLQTEPDYLEVLEKQTAISQL, from the coding sequence ATGCTGAAGGGGGTCTGGCTGCTCAGTGTGTTGACAGTGGCCGGGATCTCGCCCACGACGGAGAGCCGCAAGCCCGCCAAGGACATTTGCAGCAGGAGCCGCTGCCCCTGCGAGGAGAAGGAGAACGTGCTGAACATCAACTGCGAAAACAAAGGCTTCACCACCGTCAGCCTGCTGCAGCCACCCccctccaagatctaccagctcTTCCTCAGCGGCAACGCCCTGACTCGCCTGCACCCCAATGAGTTCGTCAACTACTCCAACGCCGTGACCCTGCACCTGGGCAACAACGACATGCAGGAGATCCGCACCGGGGCTTTCAGTGGCCTGCGGACCCTCAAGAGGCTGCACCTCAACAACAACAGGCTGGAGGTGCTGCGGGAGGACACCTTCCTGGGCCTGGAGAGTCTGGAATACCTGCAGGCCGATTACAACTACATCAGCGCCATCGAGGCTGGAGCCTTCAGCCAGCTCAACAAGCTGAAAGTGCTCATCCTCAACGACAACCTCTTGCTGTCCCTGCCCAGCAACGTCTTCCGCTTTGTCCtgctcacccacctggacctgaGGGGGAATCGGCTGAAGATGTTGCCTTTCGCTGGCGTCTTGGAGCACATTGGTGGGATCATGGAGATCCAGCTGGAGGAGAACCCTTGGAACTGCACCTGTGACCTGCTCCCCCTCAAGGCCTGGCTGGACACCATCACCGTCTTTGTCGGGGAGATCGTCTGCGAGACGCCCTTCCGGCTGCATGGGAAGGACGTGACCCAGCTCACCCGGCAAGACCTCTGCCCGAGGAGAAGTTCCAGTGACTCTCACCAGAGGGAGAAGCACCCTCCTCACTTAGACACGCACATTCAGAGGCTCTCACCCACGGCTAATCTTGGCATCAACCCCACCAGAGCCCCCAAAGCCAGCCGGCCACCCAAAATGAGGAACCGGCCAACGCCTCGGGTCACAGTGTCAAAAGACAGGCAGATTTTTGGACCCATCATGGTTTACCAGACCAAGTCCCCTGTGCCCATCACTTGCCCAACTGGCTGTGTCTGCACTTCACAAAGCTCCGACAATGGTCTAAATGTCAATTGCCAAGAGAAAAAGATCAGTAACATCTCCGATCTCCATCCCAAACCCACCAGTCCAAAGAAACTTTATCTTACAAGTAACTATCTACAGGTTGTTTATAAAACCGATCTCCTAGATTACAGCTCTCTGGATTTGTTACATTTGGGAAACAACAGGATCGCAGTGATACAGGAAGGTGCCTTTACAAACCTCACCAGTTTACGCCGACTTTATCTCAATGGCAATTACCTTGAAATTCTGTACCCTTCTATGTTCAGTGGACTTCAGAGCTTGCAGTATCTCTACTTAGAGTACAATGTCATTAAGGAAATCCTGCCACGGACCTTTGATGCCCTGAGCAACCTTCATCTGTTATTTCTGAACAACAACTTGCTGAGGTCTTTGCCTGATAATGTGTTTGGTGGAACTTCCCTCACTCGGCTCAATCTGAGAAACAACCACTTCTCACACTTGCCTGTGAGAGGAGTCCTTGACCAGCTCTCGGCTTTAATTCAGATAGACCTCCAAGAGAATCCGTGGGATTGCACGTGTGACATATTGGGGCTCAGGAATTGGATAGAGCATGCCACGGAGCAGAACAACCAGCAGTCAAGCCCCCCTGTCGTTATCAATGAGGTCATATGTGAGTCTCCAGCTAAGCATTCAGGAGAACATCTGAAACTCCTGAGCAAAGAGGCCATCTGTCCAGAGAACCCTAACTTGTCAGATTCTACTCTCTTCTCCATGAGTCATAACACAGACACACCAGTGTCCCTTAGTGTTTCGCCCAGCTCCTATCCAGAAATACACACTGAAGTTCCTCTCTCTGTCTTAATTTTAGGCTTGCTGGTTGTGTTTATCTTGTCTGTCTGTTTTGGGGCAGGCTTGTTTGTCTTTGTTCTGAAACGCCGAAAGGGAATGCCAAGCGTGCCCAACAGTGCAAACAACTTAGACATAAGTTCATTTCAGCTACAATATGGGTCTTACAACATGGAAAGCCACGATAAAACGGAAGGACACGTTTATAATTACATTCCCCCTCCTGTCGGGCAGATGTGCCAAAACCCAATCTACATGCAGAAGGAAGGAGATCCAGTTGCTTACTACAGGAATCTCCGTGAATTTAGCTATAGCAATCTTGACCACAAAAAGGAAGACTCAGCCAGTCTTGCATTTACAATCAGTGCCGCTGAATTGCTGGAAAAGCAGTCCTCGCTaagggaaccagagctgctgtATCAAAACATTGCAGAGAGAGTCAAGGAGCTCCCCAGTGGAGGGGTTGTTCATTATAACTTTTGCACCTTACCCAAAAGGCAGTTCGCCCCTTCCTATGAATCCAGACGCCAAAACCAGGACAGGATAAATAAAACTGTTTTGTATGGAACTCCCAGGAAATATTTTGCAGAACAGTCTAAACCCGAGCATCCTTTGCTGCAAGGAAAGCTACAAACTGAACCAGACTACCTCGAAGTTCTggaaaaacaaactgcaatcaGTCAGCTGTGA